One window from the genome of Streptomyces sp. NBC_01476 encodes:
- a CDS encoding M3 family metallopeptidase, with protein MVTTNPFLSPSTLPYELPPFAEIRDEHYLPAFERALAEHLAEVEAIAAGPEPATFENTLVALERSGALLGRVSAAFQNQASSHVTETLREIEPRVSALLAAHSDAVHLNAPLFARISALHEARDTLGLDPESLRLLERYHTTFRRAGAELSAGGRARLRELNAEIAAASTAFGQNLLAANAAGALVLDDPAQLAGLSPDAIAAAAQNARELGHEGRWVISLKNFSNQFELAALDDRDVRKRLLDASLNRAQDTNGPLAVTLATLRAERAALLGYDSHAAYVVADRTAGSTEAVTDLLARLVPPAVANAQREAQALAELAGGTVEAWDWAYWSSRLRKERYDIDDAELRPYFELDKVLHDGVFHAAHQLYGITLTERPDLPGYHPEVRVFEVFDADGTGIGLFLIDFFARDTKRGGAWMNSLVDQSALLGRRPVVVNNHNIPKPAPGEPALLTFTQVDTLFHEFGHALHGLFSAVRYPFFSGTAVPSDFVEYPSQVNEMWSLWPEVFAHYATHHETGEPMPERTVARMREAALFGQGFATVEYLAATLLDWAWHTLPAGADPGDALAFEAKALHEAGLALPAIPPRYRTTYFSHIFNSQYSAGYYSYIWSEVLDADTVDWFRSNGGLRRANGDTFRRELLSRGGSKDPMAAFEEVRGRGPRVEPLLERRGLLT; from the coding sequence ATGGTGACGACGAATCCCTTCCTCAGCCCGAGCACCCTGCCCTACGAGCTGCCGCCGTTCGCCGAGATCCGGGACGAGCACTATCTGCCCGCCTTCGAACGCGCCCTGGCCGAGCACCTGGCCGAGGTGGAGGCGATCGCCGCCGGCCCCGAGCCCGCGACCTTCGAGAACACCCTCGTGGCGCTGGAGCGCTCCGGCGCCCTCCTGGGCCGGGTGAGCGCGGCCTTCCAGAACCAGGCGTCGTCACACGTCACCGAGACCCTGCGCGAGATCGAACCACGGGTCAGCGCGCTGCTCGCCGCCCACAGCGACGCCGTCCACCTCAACGCCCCGCTCTTCGCCCGGATCTCGGCCCTGCACGAGGCCCGCGACACCCTCGGCCTCGACCCGGAGTCGCTGCGGCTGCTGGAGCGCTACCACACCACCTTCCGCCGGGCCGGCGCCGAACTCTCCGCCGGGGGCCGGGCCCGGCTGCGCGAACTCAACGCCGAGATCGCCGCCGCCTCCACCGCCTTCGGCCAGAACCTGCTGGCCGCCAACGCGGCCGGCGCCCTGGTGCTCGACGACCCCGCCCAGCTGGCCGGCCTCTCGCCCGACGCCATCGCCGCCGCCGCCCAGAACGCCCGCGAACTGGGCCACGAGGGCCGCTGGGTGATCAGCCTGAAGAACTTCTCCAACCAGTTCGAACTGGCCGCCCTGGACGACCGGGACGTCCGCAAGCGCCTGCTGGACGCCTCGCTGAACCGCGCCCAGGACACCAACGGCCCGCTCGCCGTCACCCTGGCCACCCTGCGCGCCGAACGCGCCGCCCTGCTCGGCTACGACAGCCACGCCGCTTACGTCGTCGCCGACCGCACCGCCGGCAGCACCGAAGCCGTCACCGACCTGCTCGCCCGGCTCGTCCCGCCCGCCGTCGCCAACGCCCAGCGCGAGGCCCAAGCGCTCGCCGAACTGGCCGGCGGCACCGTCGAGGCATGGGACTGGGCGTACTGGTCAAGCAGACTCCGCAAGGAGCGCTACGACATCGACGACGCCGAACTGCGCCCGTACTTCGAACTCGACAAGGTGCTGCACGACGGCGTCTTCCACGCCGCCCACCAGCTCTACGGCATCACCCTCACCGAACGCCCCGACCTGCCCGGCTACCACCCGGAGGTCCGGGTCTTCGAGGTCTTCGACGCCGACGGCACCGGGATCGGCCTTTTCCTGATCGACTTCTTCGCCCGCGACACCAAGCGGGGCGGCGCCTGGATGAACTCTTTGGTCGACCAGTCCGCCCTGCTCGGCCGGCGGCCGGTGGTCGTCAACAACCACAACATCCCCAAGCCCGCCCCCGGCGAGCCCGCCCTGCTCACCTTCACCCAGGTGGACACGCTCTTCCACGAGTTCGGCCACGCCCTGCACGGCCTGTTCTCCGCGGTCCGCTACCCCTTCTTCTCCGGCACCGCCGTCCCCAGCGACTTCGTCGAATACCCCTCGCAGGTCAACGAGATGTGGTCGCTGTGGCCCGAGGTCTTCGCCCACTACGCCACCCACCACGAGACCGGCGAACCGATGCCCGAGCGGACCGTCGCCCGGATGCGGGAAGCCGCCCTCTTCGGCCAGGGCTTCGCCACCGTCGAATACCTCGCGGCTACCCTGCTCGACTGGGCCTGGCACACCCTGCCGGCCGGCGCCGACCCCGGCGACGCCCTCGCCTTCGAGGCCAAGGCACTGCACGAAGCCGGCCTCGCCCTCCCGGCGATCCCGCCGCGCTACCGGACCACGTACTTCTCGCACATCTTCAACAGCCAGTACAGCGCGGGCTATTACTCCTACATCTGGAGCGAGGTCCTGGACGCCGACACCGTCGACTGGTTCCGGTCCAACGGCGGCCTGCGCCGCGCCAACGGCGACACCTTCCGCCGCGAACTGTTGTCCAGGGGCGGCAGCAAGGACCCGATGGCGGCCTTCGAAGAAGTGCGCGGGAGGGGCCCGAGGGTCGAACCACTGCTGGAGCGCCGGGGGCTGCTCACCTGA
- a CDS encoding MBL fold metallo-hydrolase translates to MTGAGRLPSRLVKLRPAPFGADPTGARLERILRSPNWADGAFVNPVGARSVPTGDMIKSLPASLRKEARQSRKPLRPIPVHPTTLADIATPAASGLRLTWMGHSSVLAEIGDRRVLFDPVWGERCSPFAFVGPRRIHPTPVPLASLTGLDVVVISHDHYDHLDMPTIMALIRSDVVFAVPLGVGSHLEYWGVPPERLRELDWNESTEVAGLTLTATPARHFCGRGLRGRQQTLWASWVVTDGTHRIYHSGDTGYFPGFADIGAEHGPFDATMIQIGAYSEFWPKNHTECTPGEPCDCKPDPGQWPDIHMTPDEGLRAHLDLQGGQPGGVLLPIHWGTFNLAFHPWAEPAERTMLASHQAGQQSASPRVGQPFEPATCPEPDPWWRDVAVTPVNGWAVWPRDPAGSAQPSEVAVEA, encoded by the coding sequence GTGACCGGAGCCGGCCGACTGCCCTCCCGCCTCGTGAAGTTGCGCCCCGCACCCTTTGGCGCGGACCCGACCGGCGCCCGGCTGGAGCGCATTCTCCGGTCGCCGAACTGGGCGGACGGCGCGTTCGTCAACCCGGTGGGGGCCCGCAGCGTCCCCACCGGCGACATGATCAAGTCGCTGCCGGCCAGCCTCCGCAAGGAGGCCCGGCAGTCGCGCAAACCGCTGCGCCCGATCCCGGTCCACCCCACCACCCTGGCCGACATCGCCACGCCGGCCGCCTCCGGTCTGCGGCTGACCTGGATGGGCCACTCCTCCGTGCTCGCCGAGATCGGCGACCGGCGGGTCCTGTTCGACCCCGTCTGGGGCGAGCGATGTTCGCCCTTCGCCTTCGTCGGACCACGCCGTATCCACCCCACGCCGGTGCCGCTGGCCTCGCTCACCGGCCTCGACGTCGTGGTCATCTCGCACGACCACTACGACCACCTCGACATGCCTACGATCATGGCGCTGATCAGGAGCGACGTGGTGTTCGCGGTGCCGCTGGGCGTCGGCTCCCACCTGGAGTACTGGGGTGTGCCGCCGGAGCGGCTGCGGGAACTGGACTGGAACGAGTCCACCGAAGTGGCCGGCCTCACCCTGACCGCCACCCCCGCCCGGCACTTCTGCGGGCGCGGCCTGCGCGGCCGGCAGCAGACCCTCTGGGCGTCCTGGGTGGTCACCGACGGCACCCACCGGATCTACCACAGCGGCGACACCGGCTACTTCCCCGGCTTCGCCGACATCGGTGCCGAGCACGGCCCCTTCGACGCCACGATGATCCAGATCGGCGCCTACAGCGAGTTCTGGCCCAAGAACCACACTGAGTGTACGCCGGGCGAGCCCTGTGACTGCAAGCCCGATCCAGGCCAGTGGCCGGACATTCACATGACACCCGACGAAGGCTTGCGCGCCCACCTCGATCTGCAAGGCGGCCAGCCGGGCGGGGTCCTGCTCCCCATCCACTGGGGCACTTTCAACCTCGCCTTCCACCCGTGGGCCGAGCCTGCCGAACGCACGATGCTCGCCTCGCACCAAGCCGGACAGCAGTCCGCGTCCCCGCGCGTCGGCCAGCCGTTCGAGCCTGCCACTTGTCCCGAGCCTGACCCGTGGTGGCGGGACGTAGCGGTCACTCCTGTCAACGGCTGGGCTGTCTGGCCCAGAGACCCGGCAGGCTCCGCACAGCCCTCTGAGGTCGCGGTGGAGGCGTGA
- a CDS encoding aldo/keto reductase: MRALLGLGTYRTQGVVEAAEAALQFGVDWVDTAPNYQHGQAETRLAPFLKAYGGIRVSTKVGFVAGPQQDEAVQAGVLSEAEAGSGFSLDPRYVTWQVARSAAALGRCPDITFVHNPEHGDPAPTALAERVEQAFRALEKCCDQGLIHGYGVATWSALHDGSLTVPGLIDLARAAGGPFHRLRAVQLPLSLIQLGPIADAIDGHGVLAEAQSAGLAVFASAPLGGGELPEFITPAAAEELLPGVSPLRIILGTVAYVPGVSRILLSASTPEHWAEAVRATSGEPFDSDVLRRITDAFST, encoded by the coding sequence GTGAGGGCGCTGCTCGGTCTAGGCACGTACCGGACCCAGGGCGTTGTGGAAGCCGCGGAGGCTGCTCTTCAGTTCGGGGTGGACTGGGTTGATACCGCACCCAACTACCAGCACGGACAGGCTGAGACCCGCCTTGCGCCTTTCCTCAAGGCGTACGGCGGTATCCGCGTCTCCACAAAGGTGGGCTTCGTGGCCGGCCCGCAGCAGGATGAGGCTGTCCAGGCTGGCGTGCTGTCCGAGGCCGAAGCGGGTTCGGGCTTCAGCCTTGACCCGCGCTATGTGACGTGGCAGGTCGCCCGCAGCGCAGCCGCGCTTGGTCGCTGCCCTGACATCACGTTCGTGCACAATCCGGAGCATGGTGACCCCGCTCCCACCGCACTGGCCGAGCGGGTTGAGCAAGCCTTCCGTGCCCTGGAAAAGTGCTGCGACCAGGGGCTGATCCATGGCTACGGCGTGGCAACGTGGTCGGCCCTGCACGACGGGTCGCTGACCGTTCCAGGGCTGATCGACCTGGCCCGCGCGGCTGGCGGCCCTTTCCACCGGCTTCGGGCTGTGCAGCTTCCCCTATCCCTGATCCAGCTCGGGCCGATCGCGGACGCCATAGACGGTCATGGTGTCCTGGCCGAAGCTCAATCAGCCGGCCTCGCGGTCTTCGCCTCTGCCCCGCTGGGCGGTGGTGAGCTGCCTGAGTTCATTACACCCGCCGCAGCAGAAGAACTTCTGCCCGGCGTTTCTCCCCTCCGGATCATCCTTGGCACGGTGGCTTATGTCCCTGGGGTGAGCCGGATTTTGCTGTCCGCGAGTACGCCGGAACACTGGGCGGAGGCCGTTCGAGCAACCTCGGGCGAGCCCTTCGACAGCGACGTACTCCGGAGGATCACGGATGCCTTCTCCACCTGA
- a CDS encoding alpha/beta fold hydrolase has product MTGQVGGTVRLRAAYPVEAAALTALALRSKAHWGYDDAFMAACRDELTLRTGEISARRTTVAEEDGTGTVLGFVTMEGEPPKGSIGMLFVDPDAMGRGAGRRLYEHALREAGRLGFTRLAIDADPNAESFYRAMGAVTVGRVPSGSVPGRTLPLMAAEPPAAERRQEPAAAGRATFAGFDGTLLACHRRGTGEPLVVVPGGPMRASAYLGDLGGLSAHRQLVLLDLRGTGDSQVPADPATYRCDRQVADLEALRGELGRERLDLLAHSAGADLAILYAARHPERVRTLTLVAPGLVALGVEFTAAQRKQALAARPFEPWHAEAAAAMDRVFAGRETGADWDVLEPLTYGRWDAAAQALSAADARQRNTAAGGSYRNPAAFDPAATKVALAALAAPVLLLAGEVDGGPHPEAAAQAAAFFPHATVAVLPGSGHYPWLDDPEGFVRAVTAFTGAG; this is encoded by the coding sequence TTGACCGGGCAGGTGGGCGGCACGGTGCGGTTGCGCGCCGCTTACCCGGTGGAGGCCGCGGCGCTGACCGCGCTCGCCCTGCGGTCCAAGGCGCACTGGGGGTACGACGACGCCTTCATGGCCGCCTGCCGGGACGAACTCACCCTGCGCACAGGGGAGATCAGTGCCCGGCGGACGACGGTCGCCGAGGAGGACGGGACCGGGACGGTGCTCGGCTTCGTGACGATGGAGGGCGAGCCGCCGAAGGGCTCGATCGGCATGCTCTTCGTCGACCCGGACGCGATGGGCCGCGGCGCCGGCCGGCGGCTGTACGAGCACGCGCTGCGGGAGGCCGGACGGCTGGGGTTCACCCGGCTGGCCATCGACGCGGATCCGAACGCCGAGTCCTTCTACCGGGCGATGGGCGCGGTCACGGTGGGCCGGGTGCCGTCCGGTTCTGTCCCCGGCCGCACGCTGCCGCTGATGGCGGCCGAGCCCCCGGCTGCGGAGCGCCGCCAGGAACCGGCGGCGGCCGGCCGCGCCACCTTCGCGGGTTTCGACGGCACGCTGCTCGCCTGTCACCGGCGCGGTACGGGGGAGCCGCTGGTGGTGGTGCCCGGCGGGCCGATGCGGGCGTCGGCGTATCTGGGCGACCTCGGCGGGCTGAGCGCCCACCGGCAGCTGGTGCTGCTCGATCTGCGCGGCACCGGTGACTCGCAGGTGCCCGCCGACCCGGCCACGTACCGCTGCGACCGCCAGGTGGCCGATCTGGAGGCGCTGCGGGGCGAACTCGGACGGGAACGGCTCGATCTGCTCGCGCACTCCGCAGGCGCCGATCTGGCGATCCTCTACGCGGCCCGGCATCCGGAGCGGGTCCGTACGCTGACGCTGGTCGCGCCGGGCCTGGTGGCGCTGGGTGTGGAGTTCACCGCGGCGCAGCGCAAGCAGGCGCTGGCGGCGCGGCCCTTCGAGCCGTGGCACGCCGAGGCGGCCGCGGCGATGGACCGGGTGTTCGCCGGACGGGAGACCGGGGCGGACTGGGATGTGCTGGAGCCGCTGACGTACGGCCGGTGGGACGCGGCCGCGCAGGCGCTCTCGGCGGCCGACGCACGGCAGCGCAATACGGCGGCGGGCGGCAGTTACCGGAATCCGGCGGCCTTCGACCCGGCCGCGACGAAGGTGGCGCTCGCCGCTCTGGCCGCGCCGGTGCTGCTGCTGGCCGGGGAGGTCGACGGCGGCCCGCACCCGGAGGCCGCGGCGCAGGCGGCGGCGTTCTTCCCGCACGCGACGGTGGCGGTGCTGCCCGGCAGCGGGCATTACCCGTGGCTGGACGACCCGGAGGGCTTTGTGCGGGCGGTGACCGCCTTCACCGGCGCCGGGTGA
- a CDS encoding GNAT family N-acetyltransferase has product MGWTITDDLDRFEAEAGGFLARYPVENSVPRTVCGTIRRRGPQVYGAEPPYFGWWRPDGGGAVAAAFLRTPPYPPLLTRGTPEAARALATELPPPLDGVRGGSEAVRAFTEVWRERTAATVTVEREMRSYRLGTLTPPLPAPPGRARVAEPGDRELLLRWHEEFGRDIGEPLPGRERMVDDALTYGGRTLWEVDGTPVTMAGSTAPADGAIRIVSVYTPRELRGRGYAGAVTTAVSQAALDAGAATVLLSADLANPVSNRLYRRLGFTAVRDQMTVAFT; this is encoded by the coding sequence ATGGGATGGACGATCACCGACGACCTGGACCGTTTCGAGGCCGAGGCCGGCGGTTTCCTCGCCCGGTACCCGGTGGAGAACTCGGTGCCCCGCACCGTCTGCGGCACCATCCGGCGCCGCGGCCCCCAGGTCTACGGCGCGGAACCGCCGTACTTCGGCTGGTGGCGCCCGGACGGCGGCGGCGCCGTGGCCGCGGCCTTCCTGCGCACCCCGCCGTACCCGCCACTGCTCACCCGGGGCACCCCGGAGGCCGCCCGCGCCCTCGCCACCGAACTTCCGCCGCCGCTCGACGGCGTCCGCGGCGGCAGCGAGGCGGTCCGCGCCTTCACCGAGGTGTGGCGCGAGCGCACCGCCGCCACGGTGACGGTCGAGCGCGAGATGCGCTCCTACCGGCTCGGCACCCTCACCCCACCGCTGCCCGCCCCGCCCGGCCGGGCCCGGGTGGCCGAGCCCGGCGACCGGGAGCTCCTGCTGCGCTGGCACGAGGAGTTCGGCCGGGACATCGGCGAACCCCTCCCCGGCCGCGAGCGGATGGTGGACGACGCCCTCACCTACGGCGGCCGCACCCTGTGGGAAGTGGACGGCACCCCGGTCACGATGGCCGGCTCCACCGCCCCGGCGGACGGCGCGATCCGGATCGTCTCCGTCTACACCCCGCGGGAGCTGCGGGGCCGCGGCTACGCGGGCGCGGTGACCACCGCCGTCTCGCAAGCGGCACTGGACGCGGGCGCGGCGACCGTCCTGCTCTCCGCGGACCTGGCGAACCCGGTCAGCAACCGCCTCTACCGGCGGCTCGGCTTCACGGCGGTCCGTGACCAGATGACGGTCGCCTTCACGTGA
- a CDS encoding DUF5302 domain-containing protein, whose amino-acid sequence MTDPEHEATVAAEADPQDAAAAEDPETAPAPAQDPDEDEVKRKFREALARKQGARHGGTGGGGPDQSKVHGAHGRAGGPREFRRKSGG is encoded by the coding sequence ATGACCGACCCAGAGCACGAGGCCACCGTGGCCGCCGAAGCAGACCCTCAGGACGCCGCCGCGGCCGAGGACCCCGAGACGGCGCCCGCACCGGCGCAGGACCCGGACGAGGACGAGGTGAAGCGGAAGTTCCGCGAGGCACTGGCCCGTAAGCAGGGTGCCCGCCACGGCGGCACCGGCGGAGGCGGCCCCGACCAGTCCAAGGTCCACGGGGCCCACGGCCGCGCCGGCGGCCCCCGCGAGTTCCGCCGCAAGAGCGGCGGCTGA
- a CDS encoding saccharopine dehydrogenase family protein has protein sequence MTWLLYGATGYTGRLIARRAAAEGLRPVLAGRNAAKLVPLAAELSLEHRVFGLGEPAAIRRGLDGVTAVAHCAGPFARTAVPMATACIETGTAYLDITGEIDVFEALHRLGPRARAAGVTLLPGAGFDVVPTDCVAALLAARLPDATQLDLAFLAGGGPSPGSVRTALEGASDGGRIRAGGEIRTVPFGSRQVRAAFPSGARTVVSVPWGDVSTAYHSTGIPDITTYTALPGPALAVTRALRLGPLRGVVSGAVGRLVRGPGERSLGASRSEVWGRARDAAGNTVTATLTGPSPYRLTADAVLRIVDLLPGLRAGFQTPSLALGADFAGTLDGVTVTMDALR, from the coding sequence ATGACCTGGCTGTTGTACGGCGCCACCGGGTACACCGGCCGCCTCATCGCCCGCCGCGCCGCCGCCGAGGGCCTGCGCCCGGTGCTGGCCGGCCGCAATGCCGCGAAGCTGGTGCCGCTGGCTGCCGAACTCAGCCTGGAACACCGGGTGTTCGGGCTCGGCGAGCCGGCCGCGATACGCCGCGGACTGGACGGCGTGACGGCGGTGGCGCACTGCGCGGGGCCGTTCGCGCGGACCGCGGTGCCGATGGCGACGGCCTGCATCGAGACCGGGACCGCGTATCTCGACATCACCGGGGAGATCGACGTCTTCGAGGCGCTGCACCGGCTCGGCCCGCGGGCCAGGGCGGCCGGGGTCACCCTGCTGCCGGGTGCGGGCTTCGACGTGGTGCCGACCGACTGCGTGGCCGCGCTGCTCGCCGCCCGGCTGCCCGACGCCACCCAGCTGGACCTGGCCTTCCTCGCCGGCGGCGGCCCCAGCCCCGGCAGCGTGCGGACCGCGCTCGAAGGCGCCTCGGACGGCGGCAGGATCCGGGCCGGGGGTGAGATCCGTACCGTCCCCTTCGGTTCGCGGCAGGTGCGGGCCGCCTTCCCGTCCGGTGCCCGCACGGTGGTGTCGGTGCCGTGGGGTGACGTCAGCACCGCCTACCACTCGACGGGCATCCCCGACATCACCACGTACACCGCGCTGCCGGGTCCGGCGCTCGCGGTCACCCGGGCGCTGCGGCTCGGCCCGCTGCGGGGGGTGGTGTCCGGTGCGGTGGGGCGGCTGGTGCGCGGGCCCGGGGAGCGCAGTCTCGGCGCCTCCCGCAGTGAGGTCTGGGGCCGTGCCCGGGACGCCGCGGGCAATACGGTGACCGCGACGCTGACCGGCCCGAGCCCGTACCGGCTCACCGCCGACGCGGTGCTGCGGATCGTGGACCTGCTGCCGGGGCTGCGGGCCGGGTTCCAGACGCCCTCGCTCGCCCTGGGCGCGGATTTCGCGGGCACCCTGGACGGTGTGACGGTGACCATGGACGCGCTGCGTTGA